The Prochlorococcus marinus str. MIT 9301 genome window below encodes:
- the larB gene encoding nickel pincer cofactor biosynthesis protein LarB, whose amino-acid sequence MNFDIKFDFQRRDRLGLIEAIWGQDKSIDQLERLCGNVLSKNEVVFITRINSEKANYLLDLYDDARFHEEANCLLIGKNFNKIITNKKVAIISGGSSDLAVTLEAQLALEIYGVNCQSFIDVGVAGLHRLMSQLEEINKYDVLIVCAGMEGALATVVGGLLAQPIIAVPVSVGYGVSKDGETALNSMLSSCSPGIAVMNIDNGYGAAMAALRIIKSIS is encoded by the coding sequence ATGAATTTTGATATCAAGTTTGATTTTCAAAGAAGAGATAGGCTTGGACTCATTGAGGCTATTTGGGGTCAAGATAAGAGTATCGACCAATTAGAAAGATTATGTGGAAATGTATTAAGTAAAAATGAGGTTGTTTTTATTACTAGGATTAATAGTGAAAAGGCTAATTATCTTTTAGATTTGTATGATGATGCACGATTCCATGAAGAAGCAAATTGCCTACTAATTGGGAAAAATTTTAATAAAATAATTACGAATAAAAAAGTTGCCATAATTTCAGGCGGCTCAAGCGATTTGGCCGTAACACTTGAAGCACAATTAGCGCTCGAAATTTATGGAGTGAATTGTCAATCTTTTATAGATGTTGGAGTGGCTGGACTTCATCGATTGATGAGTCAGTTAGAAGAAATTAATAAATATGATGTATTAATAGTTTGTGCTGGAATGGAAGGAGCTTTGGCAACAGTTGTGGGCGGATTGTTGGCTCAACCGATAATTGCAGTACCTGTCTCAGTAGGATACGGAGTCAGCAAGGATGGAGAAACTGCTTTAAATAGTATGTTATCTAGCTGTTCTCCAGGTATTGCAGTTATGAATATAGATAATGGATACGGAGCAGCAATGGCCGCTCTGAGAATAATTAAAAGTATTTCCTAA
- the trmD gene encoding tRNA (guanosine(37)-N1)-methyltransferase TrmD: MSGFNFDVITLFPKAFELINNLGVITKALDKNLIDLNLHDLREYGEGSYRQVDDKPYGGGAGMVLKPEPIYKAYESIRKLPKSKTLLMTPQGKVLKQKDLARWSTLDQIIIICGQYEGFDERIRCLADEEISIGDYVLSGGEIPAISIINGLTRLLPGTLGDPDSLVDESHNSSLLEYPQYTRPITFKDMKVPDILVSGNHEEIKSWRRRKSFERTLERRSDLISNENYKKSPQSKRIIKENNQFMKFRIGNGYDIHRLVEDRDLIIGGVKLHHPESLGLDGHSDADVLSHSIMDALLGALSLGDIGKYFPPSDEKWKNADSLFLLSKVIDLIRQDGWEINNIDSVLVAERPKIMPHIKLMKKNISEILNIDENLIGIKATTNEKLGPEGREEGISCHSVVLLEKK; encoded by the coding sequence GATTTAAATTTACATGATTTGAGAGAATATGGAGAAGGTTCTTACAGACAAGTAGACGATAAGCCTTATGGAGGAGGAGCAGGTATGGTATTAAAACCTGAACCTATTTATAAGGCATATGAATCAATTAGAAAATTACCCAAAAGTAAAACTTTGCTGATGACCCCACAGGGTAAAGTACTAAAGCAAAAGGATCTTGCGAGATGGTCCACTTTGGATCAAATAATAATTATTTGTGGTCAATATGAAGGTTTTGATGAAAGGATTAGATGTTTAGCTGATGAAGAGATATCGATAGGCGATTATGTACTTTCTGGAGGTGAAATACCCGCTATATCAATAATTAATGGTTTGACTAGATTATTACCAGGAACTCTTGGTGATCCAGATTCCTTAGTAGATGAGAGTCATAATTCTTCTTTATTAGAATATCCTCAATACACAAGGCCGATAACTTTTAAAGATATGAAAGTGCCAGATATTCTAGTGAGCGGTAATCATGAAGAGATTAAATCGTGGAGAAGAAGAAAAAGTTTTGAAAGAACATTGGAGAGAAGAAGTGACTTAATTTCAAATGAAAACTACAAAAAATCCCCACAAAGTAAGAGAATAATAAAAGAAAATAATCAATTCATGAAATTTAGAATAGGCAATGGATACGATATTCACAGACTTGTAGAGGATAGAGATTTAATTATTGGAGGTGTAAAATTACATCACCCTGAAAGTTTAGGATTGGATGGGCATAGTGATGCTGATGTTTTAAGTCACTCAATAATGGATGCTTTATTGGGAGCTCTTTCGTTGGGCGACATAGGAAAGTATTTCCCCCCATCTGATGAAAAATGGAAAAATGCTGATAGCTTGTTTTTGTTATCAAAAGTAATTGACTTAATAAGACAAGATGGTTGGGAAATAAATAATATTGATAGCGTTCTTGTTGCTGAAAGGCCAAAAATCATGCCACATATAAAACTAATGAAAAAAAATATTTCTGAAATTTTAAATATTGATGAAAATTTAATTGGGATTAAAGCAACTACGAATGAAAAATTGGGTCCAGAGGGGAGAGAAGAGGGTATAAGTTGCCATTCAGTAGTTCTTCTTGAAAAAAAATGA
- a CDS encoding thiamine phosphate synthase gives MLNSNTTNTEDLRIYQIIDANLDRAREGLRVLEDWARFGLGKEKYVEKIKNFRQILGKNHLEIYKLSRNHVEDKCKGLTHQEQINRKTSEQIISSNSARVQEALRVIEEFSRLQNHELSKIASEIRYEIYTIEIDLLSYSKFKKSEEILKENDLYVITDQKDNLLEIIEEILIAGVRIIQHRFKTGTDQDHLQEAIQIKNLCKRYNSLFIVNDRLDIALASNADGIHLGKDDLDFKTARRLLGYSKIIGISANNEIDISNALKEGCDYIGIGPVFETATKKDKKPIGIEKIKTLTKDLDIPWFAIGGIKSNNISYLKSNGFKKVALVSQLMNSEDPKEDAMIILKKLSHEN, from the coding sequence ATGCTGAATTCTAATACTACAAACACAGAAGATTTAAGAATTTATCAAATTATTGACGCTAATTTAGATAGAGCTAGAGAGGGACTTAGAGTACTAGAGGATTGGGCTAGATTTGGTCTAGGCAAAGAAAAATATGTTGAAAAGATTAAAAATTTTAGGCAAATTTTAGGAAAAAATCATTTAGAAATTTATAAACTATCTAGAAATCACGTTGAGGACAAATGTAAAGGACTGACACATCAAGAGCAAATCAACAGGAAAACTTCTGAGCAAATTATTAGTTCTAATTCAGCCCGAGTTCAAGAAGCATTACGAGTCATAGAAGAATTCTCAAGGCTTCAGAATCATGAGCTTTCAAAAATCGCTTCCGAAATTAGATATGAAATTTATACTATTGAAATTGACTTATTGAGTTATAGCAAGTTTAAGAAGTCGGAGGAAATATTAAAAGAAAATGACTTATATGTAATCACAGATCAAAAAGACAATTTATTAGAAATAATAGAGGAAATTTTAATTGCTGGAGTAAGAATTATTCAACATAGATTTAAAACGGGAACTGATCAAGATCATCTTCAAGAAGCAATTCAGATTAAAAATCTATGTAAAAGATATAATTCTCTTTTTATCGTTAACGATAGACTTGATATAGCTCTAGCATCTAACGCTGATGGGATTCATCTTGGTAAAGACGATTTAGATTTTAAAACCGCAAGGAGACTATTAGGATATTCAAAAATTATTGGTATAAGCGCAAATAATGAAATTGATATTTCTAATGCTCTTAAAGAGGGTTGTGATTACATAGGAATAGGACCGGTATTTGAAACTGCAACAAAGAAGGACAAAAAACCCATTGGTATTGAAAAAATCAAAACATTAACCAAAGATTTAGATATTCCTTGGTTTGCCATCGGAGGAATTAAGTCAAATAATATTTCATATTTAAAAAGCAATGGGTTTAAGAAAGTTGCCTTAGTTTCGCAATTAATGAATTCTGAAGATCCTAAAGAAGACGCTATGATTATCCTAAAAAAGTTGTCTCATGAAAATTAG
- the thiS gene encoding sulfur carrier protein ThiS translates to MKIRVNGEEKKIELDQENALLSTALHHMGYKPNTIVVELNNLIINSMKWEKVKLKDGDNLEIVSIVGGG, encoded by the coding sequence ATGAAAATTAGGGTAAATGGAGAAGAAAAAAAAATAGAACTTGATCAAGAAAATGCTCTATTATCTACAGCTCTTCACCATATGGGATATAAACCAAACACAATTGTAGTGGAGTTAAATAATTTAATTATAAATTCAATGAAATGGGAAAAAGTGAAGCTTAAAGATGGTGATAATTTAGAAATTGTTTCAATAGTTGGGGGTGGTTAA
- a CDS encoding TIGR03792 family protein — protein sequence MRFNLNLKKKIQGFCLSLICLVVLTVQSDIPNLRALTMDNFQSEMVTEELRLKVPADVKAAWLNAEKEIWEPWLSSQDGFLGRQLFWDKEKEEALILVNWKSKKLWKSIPMSEVNVVQQKFEDNVKAALNVGDNPFELIYEGELDKQR from the coding sequence ATGAGATTTAATTTAAATTTGAAAAAAAAAATTCAAGGATTTTGTCTATCATTAATTTGCTTAGTAGTTTTAACTGTTCAATCTGATATTCCCAATTTAAGAGCTCTTACAATGGATAATTTTCAAAGTGAAATGGTTACAGAAGAATTAAGACTTAAAGTACCTGCTGACGTAAAAGCAGCTTGGCTTAATGCGGAAAAAGAAATATGGGAGCCATGGTTATCTTCTCAAGATGGTTTTTTGGGTAGACAATTATTTTGGGATAAAGAAAAAGAAGAAGCTTTAATATTAGTAAATTGGAAAAGTAAGAAATTATGGAAAAGCATACCAATGTCAGAAGTAAATGTAGTTCAACAAAAATTTGAAGATAATGTTAAAGCTGCTCTAAATGTAGGCGATAATCCTTTTGAATTGATTTATGAGGGAGAATTAGATAAACAAAGATGA